One window from the genome of Candidatus Paceibacterota bacterium encodes:
- a CDS encoding NADH-quinone oxidoreductase subunit H — MQIIILILQLIFVPLVSPFFIGFIKKIKAKLQNRRGASVWQPYKDLWKLLHKDEVISSEASWIFKFSPYIIFSITIIVGASIPLFSSLFMNFYTGDILVTVYLLSIGTFFLALAGMDTGGPFGGFGSSREMTISAMAEGGLIFSLLTVAIISGTTNLFKISSAGLFVYNKPIISVILAFIGFFIILLAENGRFPFDNPDTHLELTMIHEAMILEYSGKKLALMEWAGANKFIIFVSLGANMFFPYGIAHSMSLMAIVAGILVLLFKIVIFCLVVGVLESKMSKFRYFRLPDLLIISFIISVVAIGLIN; from the coding sequence ATGCAGATTATTATTTTAATTTTACAACTTATTTTTGTTCCTCTGGTCTCGCCTTTTTTTATTGGTTTTATAAAAAAGATCAAGGCAAAATTGCAAAATCGTCGGGGAGCCAGCGTATGGCAACCTTATAAAGATTTGTGGAAATTATTGCACAAAGATGAAGTCATAAGCTCCGAGGCTTCTTGGATTTTTAAATTTTCTCCTTATATTATTTTTTCTATAACTATTATCGTGGGCGCAAGCATCCCTCTGTTTAGCTCTTTATTTATGAATTTTTATACCGGCGATATTCTGGTTACAGTTTATCTGCTTTCTATTGGGACATTCTTTTTGGCACTGGCTGGGATGGATACAGGCGGTCCGTTTGGCGGTTTTGGTTCAAGCCGTGAAATGACCATTTCTGCGATGGCGGAAGGTGGATTAATTTTTTCACTTTTAACTGTTGCCATAATAAGTGGCACGACAAACTTATTTAAAATATCAAGTGCCGGTCTTTTTGTATATAACAAACCCATTATATCTGTCATCTTGGCTTTTATTGGATTTTTTATTATTTTATTGGCAGAGAACGGCCGTTTTCCTTTTGACAATCCGGATACGCATCTAGAATTGACCATGATTCACGAAGCTATGATCTTAGAATATTCAGGCAAGAAATTAGCTTTGATGGAATGGGCAGGAGCTAACAAATTTATTATTTTTGTAAGCCTGGGCGCCAATATGTTTTTTCCTTATGGGATAGCACATAGTATGAGCTTGATGGCAATTGTTGCGGGGATACTGGTTTTATTATTTAAAATAGTGATTTTCTGTTTGGTAGTCGGGGTGCTCGAATCAAAAATGTCTAAATTCAGATATTTTCGCTTGCCGGATCTTTTGATCATATCTTTTATTATTAGCGTAGTGGCCATTGGGCTCATCAATTAA
- a CDS encoding proton-conducting transporter membrane subunit — MIETITSPIGFSSLLVFFAVGAIGSLLLQKDDKLANIWNNFFAILGSLSGIIFSVLVIITGHNLAFNFGSSSFSLLSFSFNIDMLSAFFIFAISLIALFCSVFGIGYIKHFYKKYNIGVLGFFYNLLIGSMILVVTASNGIFFLIAWEIMSVSSYFLVVYDSDERKNIKAGFLYLVMTYIGTSFIVFSFLLIYKYTNSFDFSVIKSNMALIPSSVKNIIFIFGIIGFGTKTGIIPFHIWLPAAHPAAPSHVSALMSGVMIKTGIYMLLRMALDILQPIPVWWGMVIIIIGSVSALLGVLYALTEHDIKKLLAYHSIENIGIILLGLGSAMVFFSLNMVPLALLSLIASLFHTLNHAVFKSLLFLSAGSVINEVHTKNMEEYGGLIKYMPQTAMFFLIGSMAISALPPFNGFFSEWLTFQSLFQGIAQLQSYSQMVFMLAAGSLAFTGGLALACFVKAFGAIFLARPRSEEVTQAKESDTFMRIGMGALALLSILFGLLSGYITILLEKVGRGFSIFNNSSSSVFISSHQVFNINNGFSSVAPFAIFIGIILTILLVIWIIKYNVNKNQKITISKTWDCGTALSPRMEITATGFTRSIILIFRGILKPSIQHDVEYHDAESRYLPKSRAVTLGVENVYNYYFYQPINKIINGLSLRIKNIQTGNINIYISYIFIALIISLFLIL, encoded by the coding sequence ATGATCGAAACCATAACATCACCAATAGGGTTTTCTTCGCTGTTAGTTTTTTTTGCTGTTGGAGCGATCGGTTCTTTGTTGTTGCAGAAAGATGACAAACTGGCGAATATTTGGAATAATTTTTTTGCAATCCTAGGTTCACTATCAGGAATTATTTTTTCAGTTTTAGTAATAATTACTGGACACAATCTTGCTTTTAATTTCGGTTCTTCTTCATTTTCTCTTTTATCTTTCTCTTTCAACATTGATATGCTCTCCGCTTTCTTTATTTTTGCCATCTCCTTAATCGCTCTTTTTTGTTCTGTTTTTGGAATAGGGTATATCAAACATTTTTATAAAAAATACAATATTGGAGTATTAGGTTTTTTCTATAATTTGCTTATCGGGAGCATGATTTTGGTTGTGACCGCTTCGAATGGAATTTTCTTTTTGATTGCTTGGGAGATTATGTCGGTTTCGTCGTACTTTTTAGTTGTTTATGACAGTGATGAAAGAAAAAATATTAAAGCTGGTTTCTTGTATTTAGTTATGACTTATATCGGCACCTCGTTTATAGTATTTTCATTTTTACTGATTTATAAATACACGAATTCTTTTGATTTTTCTGTAATTAAATCCAATATGGCTTTGATTCCATCTTCTGTAAAAAATATTATTTTCATATTCGGGATTATTGGATTTGGTACGAAAACTGGTATCATTCCATTTCACATTTGGCTTCCCGCAGCTCATCCTGCTGCTCCTTCACACGTATCTGCTCTTATGTCTGGAGTGATGATAAAGACAGGCATCTATATGCTTCTTCGCATGGCTTTGGATATCTTGCAACCGATTCCAGTTTGGTGGGGGATGGTCATTATTATTATCGGGTCCGTTTCTGCTTTGCTTGGAGTTTTGTATGCGCTTACGGAGCATGATATTAAAAAACTTTTAGCCTATCACAGTATTGAAAACATTGGGATAATTTTACTTGGACTCGGTAGCGCGATGGTATTTTTTTCACTCAATATGGTACCCCTAGCCCTGCTTAGTTTAATCGCTTCGCTTTTCCACACTCTCAACCACGCTGTTTTCAAGTCGTTGCTTTTTTTGAGCGCCGGGTCCGTTATAAATGAAGTTCATACTAAGAATATGGAAGAGTATGGCGGTCTTATAAAATACATGCCCCAAACAGCGATGTTTTTCTTGATTGGCTCAATGGCAATTTCTGCTCTTCCTCCGTTTAATGGTTTTTTTAGCGAATGGCTGACATTCCAATCTCTTTTTCAAGGGATAGCTCAATTGCAATCTTATTCTCAGATGGTGTTTATGCTCGCGGCAGGGTCTCTCGCTTTCACTGGGGGGCTTGCTCTTGCTTGTTTTGTCAAAGCCTTCGGCGCTATATTCCTCGCTCGTCCCAGGAGCGAAGAGGTTACACAGGCAAAAGAATCTGATACATTTATGCGCATAGGGATGGGAGCACTTGCTCTGTTGTCAATTTTATTTGGGTTGCTATCAGGTTACATAACTATCTTGCTTGAAAAAGTAGGGAGAGGATTTTCTATTTTTAACAATTCCTCTTCTTCTGTTTTTATTTCTTCCCATCAAGTATTTAATATAAATAATGGTTTTTCATCCGTCGCTCCTTTTGCGATTTTCATAGGAATTATTCTTACAATTTTATTGGTAATTTGGATTATCAAATACAATGTCAATAAAAATCAAAAAATTACAATTAGCAAAACATGGGATTGCGGTACCGCACTTTCTCCTCGAATGGAAATAACGGCGACCGGATTTACCAGATCAATTATTCTTATTTTCAGGGGTATTCTCAAGCCTAGCATCCAGCACGATGTCGAATATCATGACGCCGAAAGCAGATATTTGCCGAAGTCTCGAGCCGTTACCTTGGGCGTAGAGAATGTTTACAATTATTATTTTTATCAGCCCATAAATAAAATAATTAATGGCTTGTCTTTGCGCATAAAAAACATTCAAACCGGAAATATTAATATTTATATTTCTTATATTTTTATCGCTCTTATAATTTCACTATTCTTAATATTATAA
- a CDS encoding bacteriohemerythrin yields MAIYFEWTKSMSVGEGHIDEQHQKLLSQLNKIIDAIAIGAKSKEASDAVSFFDEYIKEHFSYEEYYMQEYSYPYLQEHIKKHEDFIKNYVAFLDKLNSGENADALIMEVETYLGEWWINHIGKEDQKYHNFIDSLAKK; encoded by the coding sequence ATGGCAATTTATTTTGAATGGACAAAAAGTATGTCAGTTGGAGAGGGTCATATTGACGAACAACATCAAAAACTTTTATCACAACTTAACAAAATCATTGATGCGATAGCCATAGGGGCAAAATCCAAAGAGGCATCCGATGCGGTTAGTTTTTTTGACGAATACATTAAAGAACATTTTTCTTATGAAGAATATTATATGCAGGAATATAGTTATCCTTATTTGCAAGAACATATAAAAAAACATGAGGATTTTATCAAGAATTATGTTGCTTTTTTAGATAAATTAAATAGTGGAGAAAATGCAGATGCATTAATAATGGAAGTAGAGACATATCTTGGAGAGTGGTGGATAAATCATATTGGTAAAGAAGATCAAAAATACCACAATTTTATTGATAGCCTCGCAAAGAAGTAA
- a CDS encoding DNA alkylation repair protein, which produces MKFVDVQKELKKYSSEKRKKSNEWYFKTGFGDYGYGDKFIGLSMPQIRNVSKKFNLLPLQEIKRLLSSKIHEERMTALIILSYQFEKADKKIQKKIYNFYLKNTKYINNWDLVDVTVNRIVGAYLWKNKDENRKILYKLALSKNMWERRIAIIATSYFIYQNYFTDTLKISKILLNDKEDLLHKAVGWMLREVGKRNQKEEEKFLKKYYKKMPRTMLRYAVEKFPETKRKAYLKGNVL; this is translated from the coding sequence ATGAAATTCGTTGATGTTCAAAAAGAACTGAAAAAATATTCATCGGAAAAGCGTAAAAAAAGTAATGAGTGGTATTTTAAAACAGGGTTTGGTGATTACGGATACGGGGATAAATTTATTGGCCTATCAATGCCTCAGATTCGGAATGTTTCAAAAAAGTTTAACTTGCTTCCTTTGCAGGAAATAAAAAGACTGCTATCATCAAAGATCCATGAAGAACGCATGACTGCTTTGATAATTCTTTCCTATCAATTTGAAAAAGCTGATAAAAAAATACAAAAAAAGATTTATAATTTTTATTTAAAAAATACTAAATACATAAACAATTGGGATTTGGTGGATGTTACCGTTAATAGGATAGTGGGTGCATACTTATGGAAAAATAAAGATGAGAACAGAAAAATTTTATATAAACTTGCACTTTCAAAAAATATGTGGGAAAGGCGCATCGCGATAATAGCAACTTCCTATTTTATCTACCAAAATTATTTTACAGACACTCTTAAAATCTCGAAAATACTTCTAAACGATAAAGAAGATTTACTGCACAAAGCGGTTGGGTGGATGCTTCGAGAGGTTGGTAAGCGTAATCAGAAAGAAGAAGAGAAGTTTCTTAAAAAATATTATAAAAAAATGCCTCGTACGATGCTTCGTTATGCAGTAGAAAAATTTCCAGAAACAAAACGCAAAGCATATTTAAAAGGTAATGTTTTATAA
- the gatA gene encoding Asp-tRNA(Asn)/Glu-tRNA(Gln) amidotransferase subunit GatA — protein sequence MIDLAKLTIADARRKLDSKEFSAVDLASAYLAEIEKKNKELNAYLEVFDDVLEQAKIADERIAKGESCPLLGIPLAIKDNILIEGRKVSAASKMLENYVASYDATVITKLKKQGAVFLGRTNMDEFALGGSTENSAYGVTRNPHDKDRVAGGTSGGSAVAISANMALGALGTDTGGSIRNPASFCGVVGLKPTYGVVSRSGLIAAVSSFDQAGPITKTAEDAEIIFNIIRGEDPLDSTSIDKDFYEKKKEKKIIGVPMASFSKALAQDVLKQFTDTLEHLEKQGYKINYELEFPSSKPALSAYYIINFAEVSTNLARFDGVRYGLHINGKNLLEDYLLTKSNGFGRETRRRLMLGAYVLSAGYYDAYYGKAVSVREQLCSEYLKAFESVDLIATPTMPDTALKIGEKSDPVSLYLEDVFTVTANLTGCPAISLPMGKVEREGKKLPLGIQFMAPHGGEENLFEIGKKFKSITDNNKSTA from the coding sequence ATGATTGATTTAGCCAAACTTACAATTGCAGATGCAAGAAGAAAGCTCGATAGCAAAGAATTTTCAGCAGTGGATTTAGCGTCGGCTTATTTAGCCGAGATAGAAAAGAAAAACAAAGAGCTCAATGCTTACTTGGAAGTTTTTGACGATGTTTTAGAACAGGCAAAAATAGCTGATGAGAGGATCGCCAAAGGGGAGTCATGTCCGCTTCTGGGTATTCCGCTTGCGATCAAAGACAATATTTTGATAGAAGGACGCAAGGTTTCTGCTGCTTCCAAAATGCTCGAGAATTATGTCGCGTCTTATGATGCTACGGTAATTACTAAGTTAAAAAAACAAGGCGCAGTATTTTTAGGCAGAACAAATATGGATGAATTTGCCCTTGGAGGATCTACAGAAAATTCTGCTTACGGAGTGACCAGAAATCCTCATGACAAAGACAGAGTTGCCGGAGGTACTTCCGGCGGTTCAGCGGTGGCTATATCGGCCAATATGGCTCTCGGAGCGCTCGGCACTGATACTGGCGGATCAATACGCAATCCGGCAAGTTTTTGCGGAGTCGTAGGATTAAAGCCCACCTATGGCGTAGTTTCGCGTTCCGGACTTATTGCTGCCGTTTCTTCTTTTGATCAAGCAGGACCGATAACAAAAACAGCAGAAGACGCAGAAATTATTTTTAATATAATTCGCGGCGAGGATCCGCTAGACAGCACTTCTATCGATAAAGATTTTTATGAAAAAAAGAAAGAGAAGAAAATCATTGGAGTGCCGATGGCTTCTTTTTCCAAAGCTCTTGCGCAGGATGTGTTGAAACAATTTACTGATACGTTAGAACATCTTGAAAAACAAGGATATAAGATAAATTATGAACTGGAGTTTCCTTCTTCTAAACCCGCCTTGTCTGCTTATTATATTATAAATTTTGCGGAGGTTTCCACAAATCTAGCGCGTTTTGACGGAGTGCGGTATGGTTTGCATATCAACGGTAAAAATCTTTTGGAAGATTATTTGCTAACCAAGAGCAACGGTTTTGGCCGAGAGACGAGAAGGAGATTGATGCTCGGCGCCTATGTTTTGTCTGCCGGATATTATGATGCTTATTACGGCAAAGCGGTTTCGGTGCGCGAGCAACTCTGCAGTGAATATTTGAAAGCATTCGAGTCCGTGGATTTGATAGCGACTCCGACCATGCCGGATACCGCTTTGAAAATCGGGGAAAAATCTGATCCGGTATCTTTATATCTTGAAGATGTTTTTACTGTCACGGCCAATTTGACTGGCTGTCCGGCAATCTCTTTGCCTATGGGGAAGGTAGAAAGAGAAGGTAAAAAATTACCGCTAGGCATTCAATTTATGGCTCCGCATGGAGGAGAAGAAAATTTATTTGAAATCGGGAAAAAATTTAAATCAATAACAGACAACAATAAAAGCACTGCCTGA